The genomic DNA GCTGCGGAGACTCGTGGCCGGGAGGCCTGAACTCGAGGGTCTTGGGATCGATGACAGGTTCTATGCGAGGGCCTACAAGCTGAACATCCTGGGCTTACATGAGGGTGCCATTGACCCTGAGGATGTAGAAGAGGAGCTGAGGAAGGCCGAGGAGTATCTGAAAACCTTAGAGAGCCTTACGGGGTGACTCATAAGTGCCCGGATTCGTCGGGCCCTGCATGAATTGATGTGTTTCAACGATAATGCTTAAATGCTTAATATATCGTGGTTTTCGCACGACTTAATGTGGTGTGGGTTGGATAATCTGCTTAGCCGCATAGTTATTGAGCCAGGGGTTATGGCAGGTAAGCCTGTGATACGTGGTACGAGGATAACTGTTGACCTCGTATTGGAGCTCCTTGCTAGGGGTATGAAGCCTGAGAAGGTTGCGGAGGATTACAATCTTGAGGTTGAGGATGTCTATGCCGCCCTCCTCTATGCGGCGGTGATTCTCGGTCGAGAGGAAGTAGTGATTGCGGAAGCCTAAGCTTCTATTTGACGAGAATATAGGGCTTAAGGTGCATGAAGAGCTTAGGAACAGGGGTTTTGCTGTTCGGAGTGTTATTGTTGAGGATCGAGGCGCAAGAGATACGGAGGTTATCGAGCTCGCAGGCGTATAGAGGCTATATAATTATATAGCCGTAGTTACCGAGAAGATGGTGAGAAGAAGACCCATAGAGATAAGTTAATAGTTGGCATAGAAGTGCGAAATGCAGATCTAATAGTCTGATGAATTTCTTAGGCGATTTACTTGAATAGTAGAACTCTCCAATTATCTATCTCATTAACTACCTCACGAGTATATCTGATAGTTCTACCATCAATACTTTAGGCTCATGGATTTTTAGCCCTCTCCTAGGATATTGTACTCAAAATTTCTGATGTAAGGCCGTGTCTGGCCCTATTGAATGGTATGATGGAGTCGACAAAGATGGAGGTGTCGAG from Candidatus Bathyarchaeota archaeon includes the following:
- a CDS encoding DUF433 domain-containing protein; the protein is MWCGLDNLLSRIVIEPGVMAGKPVIRGTRITVDLVLELLARGMKPEKVAEDYNLEVEDVYAALLYAAVILGREEVVIAEA
- a CDS encoding DUF5615 family PIN-like protein — translated: MRKPKLLFDENIGLKVHEELRNRGFAVRSVIVEDRGARDTEVIELAGV